A region from the Mustela erminea isolate mMusErm1 chromosome 10, mMusErm1.Pri, whole genome shotgun sequence genome encodes:
- the LOC116567701 gene encoding uncharacterized protein LOC116567701 isoform X1, with protein sequence MDGSPNHLGMLFASQSEKKRGTREKWTMSKETRKCETPCLTSRETRGMLFHPVEGAGPTGAQSQRHYCSCRQRFSPLFRSFWSWGRRHQQSCTPETVNELAGDFNDSNSLDKGQVSQDQCCSEASSLSPDEACTMLALREGAVQRWGHSLLLSFPDRSLSNVTTMCSIYQMFTSAQQVLDQQFPSTLCPILGTWPEQTWQDIGQSLHTAHVEVKGAYVHVTWHDRDLNTHAPVPLRQRELLQLTEAEAEAAEPAKEPPMEREATLALHQPSPSGSEPASPPPAAPELEQGLLRYGWSPGPEAQTAGPSACLGVCTPAVSGATEPTPAAEASCQPKKRLKEKEPDLLDFPPKLVAEQLTYMDAVSSWAPRVGGQGRLVFCSPLPYTGFSLMWTPRI encoded by the exons ATGGATGGCAGCCCCAACCATCTGGGCATGCTTTTCGCTTCACAGTCCGAGAAGAAAAGGGGAACAAGGGAGAAGTGGACCATGAGCAAAGAAACTAGGAAGTGCGAAACTCCTTGCCTGACATCTAGAGAAACACGAGGCATGCTATTTCATCCCGTTGA GGGCGCTGGGCCCAcgggagcccagagccagagaCATTACTGCAGTTGCAGACAGCGCTTCAGCCCTCTTTTCCGAAGCTTCTGGTCATGGGGCCGGAGACACCAACAG AGCTGCACCCCAGAGACTGTGAATGAGCTGGCTGGGGACTTCAACGACTCCAACTCGCTGGACAAGGGTCAGGTGTCCCAGGATCAGTGCTGCTCTGAG GCATCATCCCTGTCCCCGGACGAGGCCTGCACGATGCTGGCGCTCAGAGAAGGCGCAGTGCAGAGATGGGGACACTCCCTGCTGCTATCCTTCCCGGATAGAAGCCTCTCAAACGTCACCACCATGTGCTCCATCTATCAGATGTTCACGTCAGCCCAGCAGGTCCTGGATCAGCAGTTCCCTAG CACTCTGTGTCCCATCTTGGGAACCTGGCCTGAGCAGACATGGCAGGATATCGGGCAGTCCCTGCACACTGCCCATGTGGAGGTCAAGGGGGCCTATGTGCACGTCACGTGGCATGACCGGGACCTGAACACCCATGCCCCCGTTCCGCTGAGGCAGCGGGAACTTCTGCAGCTCACAGAGGCTGAGGCGGAGG CAGCTGAGCCGGCCAAAGAGCCTCCCATGGAGCGAGAGGCAACCCTGGCTCTGCATCAGCCATCACCTTCAGGGTCCGAGCCAGCCTCCCCTCCACCGGCTGCTCCAGAACTGGAACAGGGGCTCCTACGTTACGGATGGTCGCCGGGTCCTGAGGCACAGACGGCTGGGCCATCGGCTTGCCTGGGAGTTTGCACGCCAGCTGTCTCAGGTGCCACTGAGCCCACTCCAGCCGCAGAGGCATCCTGCCAACCCAAGAAGCGGCTCAAAGAGAAGGAGCCTGACCTCCTGGACTTCCCTCCCAAGCTGGTGGCAGAGCAGCTCACCTACATGGATGCGGTGAGCAGCTGGGCCCCCAGGGTAGGAGGGCAGGGCCGGCTTGTCTTCTGCTCTCCGCTGCCCTATACCGGCTTTTCCCTGATGTGGACTCCTAGGATATAG
- the LOC116567701 gene encoding uncharacterized protein LOC116567701 isoform X2 translates to MFREAANGSWPCVYGALHFQSCTPETVNELAGDFNDSNSLDKGQVSQDQCCSEASSLSPDEACTMLALREGAVQRWGHSLLLSFPDRSLSNVTTMCSIYQMFTSAQQVLDQQFPSTLCPILGTWPEQTWQDIGQSLHTAHVEVKGAYVHVTWHDRDLNTHAPVPLRQRELLQLTEAEAEAAEPAKEPPMEREATLALHQPSPSGSEPASPPPAAPELEQGLLRYGWSPGPEAQTAGPSACLGVCTPAVSGATEPTPAAEASCQPKKRLKEKEPDLLDFPPKLVAEQLTYMDAVSSWAPRVGGQGRLVFCSPLPYTGFSLMWTPRI, encoded by the exons ATGTTCCGGGAGGCTGCTAATGGCTCTTGGCCCTGTGTCTATGGGGCACTGCATTTTCAGAGCTGCACCCCAGAGACTGTGAATGAGCTGGCTGGGGACTTCAACGACTCCAACTCGCTGGACAAGGGTCAGGTGTCCCAGGATCAGTGCTGCTCTGAG GCATCATCCCTGTCCCCGGACGAGGCCTGCACGATGCTGGCGCTCAGAGAAGGCGCAGTGCAGAGATGGGGACACTCCCTGCTGCTATCCTTCCCGGATAGAAGCCTCTCAAACGTCACCACCATGTGCTCCATCTATCAGATGTTCACGTCAGCCCAGCAGGTCCTGGATCAGCAGTTCCCTAG CACTCTGTGTCCCATCTTGGGAACCTGGCCTGAGCAGACATGGCAGGATATCGGGCAGTCCCTGCACACTGCCCATGTGGAGGTCAAGGGGGCCTATGTGCACGTCACGTGGCATGACCGGGACCTGAACACCCATGCCCCCGTTCCGCTGAGGCAGCGGGAACTTCTGCAGCTCACAGAGGCTGAGGCGGAGG CAGCTGAGCCGGCCAAAGAGCCTCCCATGGAGCGAGAGGCAACCCTGGCTCTGCATCAGCCATCACCTTCAGGGTCCGAGCCAGCCTCCCCTCCACCGGCTGCTCCAGAACTGGAACAGGGGCTCCTACGTTACGGATGGTCGCCGGGTCCTGAGGCACAGACGGCTGGGCCATCGGCTTGCCTGGGAGTTTGCACGCCAGCTGTCTCAGGTGCCACTGAGCCCACTCCAGCCGCAGAGGCATCCTGCCAACCCAAGAAGCGGCTCAAAGAGAAGGAGCCTGACCTCCTGGACTTCCCTCCCAAGCTGGTGGCAGAGCAGCTCACCTACATGGATGCGGTGAGCAGCTGGGCCCCCAGGGTAGGAGGGCAGGGCCGGCTTGTCTTCTGCTCTCCGCTGCCCTATACCGGCTTTTCCCTGATGTGGACTCCTAGGATATAG
- the LOC116567354 gene encoding ral guanine nucleotide dissociation stimulator-like: MPPWEHHLERPPGHGMIRELFKKVVPQQCLGSVWSRRNRPGNEHLAPTVRATIAQFNAVASCIVTTCLGDPSMTARDRAAVVGHWIRVAKACQILGNYSSLRAILAALQSASIHRLQRTWDNVSRKSFRTFQKLCREDNPQGRELLIKKRPSNKLASLGRQLQRARKGLPKKGVVPYLGTFLSDLVVLDTAMEDYLEGNEINHRKKNKEYRVLTDIMLLQAAAENYCLEPQHPFTAWFWAVERLSEDDSYNLSCQLEPRS; the protein is encoded by the exons ATGCCCCCTTGGGAGCACCACCTGGAGCGGCCCCCTGGACATGGAATGATCAGG GAGCTGTTCAAGAAGGTGGTGCCCCAGCAGTGCCTGGGCTCCGTCTGGTCCCGGAGGAACAGGCCTGGCAACGAGCACCTGGCACCCACAGTCCGGGCCACCATCGCCCAGTTCAATGCTGTGGCCAGCTGCATCGTCACCACGTGCCTTGGCGACCCAAGCATGACAGCCCGGGACAGGGCCGCGGTGGTGGGCCACTGGATCCGGGTGGCCAAG gcctgtcAGATCCTAGGGAACTACTCCTCCCTGCGTGCCATCCTGGCGGCTCTGCAGAGTGCCTCCATTCACCGCCTGCAGAGGACATGGGACAACGTTTCCAG gAAGAGCTTCCGAACATTCCAAAAGCTCTGCAGAGAAGACAACCCCCAGGGCAGGGAACTACTCATCAAG AAGCGGCCCTCGAATAAACTGGCCAGCCTGGGGAGGCAGCTGCAGAGAGCGCGGAAGGGGCTGCCGAAGAAG GGTGTCGTCCCATACCTTGGCACTTTCCTCTCCGACCTGGTGGTGCTGGATACAGCAATGGAGGACTACCTGGAG GGCAATGAGATCAACCACCGCAAAAAGAATAAG GAATACCGAGTCCTCACGGACATCATGCTGCTCCAGGCGGCGGCAGAGAATTACTGCCTAGAGCCCCAGCATCCATTCACGGCCTGGTTCTGGGCTGTGGAGCGGCTCAGCGAGGATGACAG CTACAACCTGTCATGCCAGCTGGAGCCGCGGTCCTAG
- the LOC116567357 gene encoding ral guanine nucleotide dissociation stimulator-like — protein sequence MDGSPNHLGMLFASQSEKKRGTREKWTMSKETRKCETPCLTSRETRGMLFHPVEGAGPTGAQSQRHYCSCRQRFSPLFRSFWSWGRRHQQSCTPETVNELAGDFNDSNSLDKGQVSQDQCCSEASSLSPDEACTMLALREGAVQRWGHSLLLSFPDRSLSNVTTMCSIYQMFTSAQQVLDQQFPSTLCPILGTWPEQTWQDIGQSLHTAHVEVKGAYVHVTWHDRDLNTHAPVPLRQRELLQLTEAEAEAAEPAKEPPMEREATLALHQPSPSGSEPASPPPAAPELEQGLLRYGWSPGPEAQTAGPSACLGVCTPAVSGATEPTPGRRGDNGHLKGDRDRRDEHLEEEMPPWEHHLERPPGHGMIRELFKKVVPQQCLGSVWSRRNRPGNEHLAPTVRATIAQFNAVASCIVTTCLGDPSMTARDRAAVVGHWIRVAKACQILGNYSSLRAILAALQSASIHRLQRTWDNVSRKSFRTFQKLCREDNPQGRELLIKKRPSNKLASLGRQLQRARKGLPKKGVVPYLGTFLSDLVVLDTAMEDYLEGNEINHRKKNKEYRVLTDIMLLQAAAENYCLEPQHPFTAWFWAVERLSEDDSYNLSCQLEPRS from the exons ATGGATGGCAGCCCCAACCATCTGGGCATGCTTTTCGCTTCACAGTCCGAGAAGAAAAGGGGAACAAGGGAGAAGTGGACCATGAGCAAAGAAACTAGGAAGTGCGAAACTCCTTGCCTGACATCTAGAGAAACACGAGGCATGCTATTTCATCCCGTTGA GGGCGCTGGGCCCAcgggagcccagagccagagaCATTACTGCAGTTGCAGACAGCGCTTCAGCCCTCTTTTCCGAAGCTTCTGGTCATGGGGCCGGAGACACCAACAG AGCTGCACCCCAGAGACTGTGAATGAGCTGGCTGGGGACTTCAACGACTCCAACTCGCTGGACAAGGGTCAGGTGTCCCAGGATCAGTGCTGCTCTGAG GCATCATCCCTGTCCCCGGACGAGGCCTGCACGATGCTGGCGCTCAGAGAAGGCGCAGTGCAGAGATGGGGACACTCCCTGCTGCTATCCTTCCCGGATAGAAGCCTCTCAAACGTCACCACCATGTGCTCCATCTATCAGATGTTCACGTCAGCCCAGCAGGTCCTGGATCAGCAGTTCCCTAG CACTCTGTGTCCCATCTTGGGAACCTGGCCTGAGCAGACATGGCAGGATATCGGGCAGTCCCTGCACACTGCCCATGTGGAGGTCAAGGGGGCCTATGTGCACGTCACGTGGCATGACCGGGACCTGAACACCCATGCCCCCGTTCCGCTGAGGCAGCGGGAACTTCTGCAGCTCACAGAGGCTGAGGCGGAGG CAGCTGAGCCGGCCAAAGAGCCTCCCATGGAGCGAGAGGCAACCCTGGCTCTGCATCAGCCATCACCTTCAGGGTCCGAGCCAGCCTCCCCTCCACCGGCTGCTCCAGAACTGGAACAGGGGCTCCTACGTTACGGATGGTCGCCGGGTCCTGAGGCACAGACGGCTGGGCCATCGGCTTGCCTGGGAGTTTGCACGCCAGCTGTCTCAGGTGCCACTGAGCCCACTCCAGGCCGCAGAG GTGACAATGGGCACCTGAAAGGAGACAGGGACCGCAGGGATGAGCATTTGGAGGAGGAGATGCCCCCTTGGGAGCACCACCTGGAGCGGCCCCCTGGACATGGAATGATCAGG GAGCTGTTCAAGAAGGTGGTGCCCCAGCAGTGCCTGGGCTCCGTCTGGTCCCGGAGGAACAGGCCTGGCAACGAGCACCTGGCACCCACAGTCCGGGCCACCATCGCCCAGTTCAATGCTGTGGCCAGCTGCATCGTCACCACGTGCCTTGGCGACCCAAGCATGACAGCCCGGGACAGGGCCGCGGTGGTGGGCCACTGGATCCGGGTGGCCAAG gcctgtcAGATCCTAGGGAACTACTCCTCCCTGCGTGCCATCCTGGCGGCTCTGCAGAGTGCCTCCATTCACCGCCTGCAGAGGACATGGGACAACGTTTCCAG gAAGAGCTTCCGAACATTCCAAAAGCTCTGCAGAGAAGACAACCCCCAGGGCAGGGAACTACTCATCAAG AAGCGGCCCTCGAATAAACTGGCCAGCCTGGGGAGGCAGCTGCAGAGAGCGCGGAAGGGGCTGCCGAAGAAG GGTGTCGTCCCATACCTTGGCACTTTCCTCTCCGACCTGGTGGTGCTGGATACAGCAATGGAGGACTACCTGGAG GGCAATGAGATCAACCACCGCAAAAAGAATAAG GAATACCGAGTCCTCACGGACATCATGCTGCTCCAGGCGGCGGCAGAGAATTACTGCCTAGAGCCCCAGCATCCATTCACGGCCTGGTTCTGGGCTGTGGAGCGGCTCAGCGAGGATGACAG CTACAACCTGTCATGCCAGCTGGAGCCGCGGTCCTAG